A genomic segment from Caldanaerovirga acetigignens encodes:
- the fsa gene encoding fructose-6-phosphate aldolase, which translates to MKLFLDTANVNEIREAAALGVISGVTTNPTLIAKEGRDFKETILEITKIVDGPISAEVVSLDAEGMVKEAMEIASWHPNIVIKIPMTWEGLKAVKELSKNGVKTNVTLIFSPSQALLAAQAGATYVSPFIGRFTDISQDGIALVSDIVDIFTLHDIKTKVIAASIRTPMDVVNAAKAGADIATVPYKVLEQMVKHPLTDIGIQRFLEDWKKVPNK; encoded by the coding sequence ATGAAACTGTTCCTGGACACGGCCAACGTCAACGAAATACGCGAAGCTGCGGCATTGGGAGTTATCTCGGGCGTTACAACCAATCCAACCCTGATTGCAAAAGAAGGAAGGGATTTTAAAGAGACGATTTTGGAGATAACAAAAATAGTAGATGGACCCATAAGCGCGGAAGTTGTCAGTCTCGATGCCGAGGGCATGGTAAAAGAGGCTATGGAAATAGCTTCGTGGCATCCAAACATAGTAATTAAAATTCCGATGACGTGGGAAGGATTGAAGGCTGTAAAAGAATTGAGTAAAAATGGCGTTAAAACCAATGTTACCCTTATTTTCTCACCAAGCCAGGCTCTTTTAGCGGCCCAGGCTGGTGCAACTTACGTGAGTCCTTTTATCGGAAGGTTTACCGACATAAGCCAGGATGGTATAGCTCTGGTTTCGGATATTGTCGATATTTTTACGCTTCATGATATAAAGACGAAAGTTATAGCTGCCAGTATCAGGACGCCAATGGACGTAGTCAACGCTGCAAAGGCAGGAGCTGACATAGCTACTGTGCCTTATAAAGTTCTGGAGCAGATGGTAAAACACCCCTTGACCGATATAGGCATCCAGCGCTTCCTCGAGGATTGGAAAAAAGTGCCGAACAAGTAA
- a CDS encoding NAD(P)H-dependent oxidoreductase, protein MLNLNAKLMELEASGKKINVGLIGAGQMGRGLVSQIFCMKGIKMAAVCDRDLEEAKKAYILAGVSEDDIFPARTPAEVEEWVARGRYVITEDFSTVTRAIPIDVIVDATGVPEVGAQIALESIYNGKHIVMLNVETDVTVGPILKKMADSAGVVYTVSAGDEPGAIKELYDFADALGFEVLVLGKGKNNPLDLEANPDSVMEEAIKKKMSPRMLASFKDGTKTMVELTAVSNATGFMPTRRGLIGPSASVKELTKIFRLKEEGGILERYQVVEYVNGVAPGVFAIVKTNLEAIKEELAYLSMGEGPNYVLYRPYHLTSIETPLSIARAYIYKEPTIVPKGAPVSETIAVAKKDLKVGEHLDGIGGFTVYGLIDTYKNAKKENALPIGLVNSNVVMIKNVKKGQVITYDSIRLDEGSLILQLRRMQEKLIG, encoded by the coding sequence ATGCTCAATTTGAATGCAAAACTTATGGAGCTAGAGGCCAGCGGGAAAAAAATTAACGTGGGATTAATAGGCGCTGGTCAGATGGGGCGGGGACTTGTGAGCCAGATTTTTTGCATGAAAGGCATTAAAATGGCAGCCGTATGCGATAGGGATTTAGAAGAAGCAAAAAAAGCTTACATATTGGCGGGGGTGTCCGAAGACGATATATTTCCGGCGCGAACGCCTGCGGAAGTGGAAGAATGGGTAGCAAGGGGAAGGTATGTAATAACGGAAGATTTTAGTACCGTTACGCGAGCTATACCGATTGATGTCATAGTGGATGCAACAGGAGTGCCCGAGGTTGGAGCGCAAATTGCATTAGAGTCAATTTATAACGGTAAACATATAGTGATGTTAAACGTTGAAACGGATGTGACAGTGGGGCCGATTTTGAAGAAGATGGCAGATAGTGCGGGGGTGGTATATACTGTATCTGCCGGGGATGAACCAGGGGCAATAAAAGAATTATATGATTTTGCTGATGCCCTAGGATTTGAGGTATTGGTTTTAGGCAAGGGTAAAAATAACCCCCTCGATTTGGAAGCTAACCCCGATTCGGTTATGGAAGAAGCTATCAAGAAGAAAATGAGCCCTAGAATGCTGGCATCTTTCAAAGACGGCACTAAAACCATGGTGGAACTAACTGCTGTTTCCAATGCAACCGGTTTTATGCCCACCAGGAGGGGGTTAATAGGACCCAGTGCGAGCGTTAAAGAATTGACAAAAATATTCAGATTAAAAGAAGAGGGGGGAATTTTAGAAAGGTATCAGGTAGTGGAATACGTCAACGGTGTTGCACCGGGAGTTTTCGCAATTGTTAAGACCAATTTAGAGGCTATTAAAGAAGAATTGGCTTATCTTTCCATGGGTGAAGGCCCCAACTATGTACTTTATCGTCCTTACCACCTGACAAGCATAGAAACGCCCCTTTCGATCGCCAGGGCGTACATTTACAAGGAGCCTACAATAGTACCTAAGGGTGCTCCGGTATCCGAGACCATAGCAGTAGCAAAAAAAGATTTAAAAGTTGGGGAACACCTTGACGGCATCGGAGGTTTTACGGTTTACGGTTTAATAGATACTTATAAAAACGCGAAAAAAGAAAACGCCCTGCCGATAGGACTGGTAAACAGCAACGTGGTAATGATAAAAAATGTGAAAAAAGGACAGGTAATAACTTATGATTCTATTAGATTAGATGAAGGCTCGCTAATTTTGCAGTTGCGCAGAATGCAAGAGAAGCTGATTGGTTAG